From Paenarthrobacter sp. A20:
CGCTGCAACCGCCGCTGCTGCCACTGCACTCGCCGCAGCAACCGCGGCCGTACCGATGGAGCCTGCTGCTGCAGAAGCGGATTTGCTGATGGACTGGACGGCCTTGCTGCTCATGCTGATCCTCCGACGATGCGTTCTTCCAACTGGTACAACTCTCAACCCATACCCTCGGTTCCCACCCTGCATGTGCTGTGAGCGAACTGTGAAAGTGCTCCACGGCCCCAAGCCGCGGCTTCCGTACTAGGCTGGATGCCAGACCAACCCGCCCTCACAGGGCCCCCAACCTAAGGAGAGTCATGGCAGGCGAATCCACATTCGACGTCGTCAGCAAGGTAGACAAGCAAGAGGTCGCCAACGCGCTCAACCAGTCCCAGAAGGAAATCGCACAGCGATACGACTTCAAGGGCGTCGGCGCGGAGATCGACTTCAGCGGCGAAAAGATCCTCATGAAGGCCAACTCCGAGGACCGCGTCCTTGCTGTCCTGGATGTTTTCCAGTCCAAGCTGATCAAGCGCGGCATCTCGCTGAAGTCCCTGGACCAGGGCGAGCCCTTCCCCTCCGGCAAGGAATTCCGCCTGGAGTGCACCATCAAGGAAGGCATTGCCCAGGACATCGCCAAGAAGATCAACAAGATCATCCGCGATGAAGCCCCCAAGTCCGTCAAGTCCCAGATCCAGGGCGACGAACTCCGCGTGACCTCCAAGTCCCGCGACGACCTTCAGGAGACCATGAACATCCTCAAGAAGTTCGAAGAGGCCGATCTCCAGTTCGTGAACTTCCGCAGCTAGTCCCAGCACCGTCCGAAAGGCCGGGATGCGAGCCCGTTACAGGGCCTGCGTCCCGGCTTTTTGCTGCCCGAAACTACACCGACTGTCGTAATGGATGCGCGGATTAGCGCACGATTAGTTTGCGTAATAGGCAAGTCAACGTATCCTTCTTCCTTAGGTGAGCCTAAGTACGGCCCCCTTAGCGAAAGTAAATCCATGACCGCCAATTACCTGATCGGCCTGCGCGAAGGCCTTGAGGCATCACTGATCGTGGTCCTCCTGATGGCCTATCTCATTAAGACCGGCAGGCGTCACCTGATCCCCAGGGTATGGATGGGCGTTGCCCTCGCCATCGCTATTTCGCTTGGCTTCGGCGCACTTCTGACGTTCGGCCCCCGCGGCCTCACCTTCGAGGCGCAGGAAGCAATCGGCGGCGGTCTGTCCATTGTGGCCGTGGCCCTGGTGACCTGGATGGTCTTCTGGATGGCCCGCACCGCGCGCAGCCTCGGTGGCGAACTCCGCTCGCAAGTGGATAAAGCGGCCGACGGCGCCGCCTGGGGCCTTGTGGTGGTTGCGGCACTGGCCGTGGGCCGTGAGGGCCTCGAAACGGCCCTCTTCATCTGGGCCGCAGCCCAGGCCACGGGCGAAACCACGCTTCCCCTGCTCGGCGCCCTGCTTGGCCTGCTGA
This genomic window contains:
- a CDS encoding YajQ family cyclic di-GMP-binding protein, which codes for MAGESTFDVVSKVDKQEVANALNQSQKEIAQRYDFKGVGAEIDFSGEKILMKANSEDRVLAVLDVFQSKLIKRGISLKSLDQGEPFPSGKEFRLECTIKEGIAQDIAKKINKIIRDEAPKSVKSQIQGDELRVTSKSRDDLQETMNILKKFEEADLQFVNFRS
- the efeU gene encoding iron uptake transporter permease EfeU, translating into MTANYLIGLREGLEASLIVVLLMAYLIKTGRRHLIPRVWMGVALAIAISLGFGALLTFGPRGLTFEAQEAIGGGLSIVAVALVTWMVFWMARTARSLGGELRSQVDKAADGAAWGLVVVAALAVGREGLETALFIWAAAQATGETTLPLLGALLGLLTAAGLGYLLHRGVLKVNLGRFFTWTGVGLIIIAGGVLAYGIHDLQEAGILPGLNNLAFDVSAAIPPSSWYGTLLKGTLNFSPATTWLEAAAWLLYVIPVLFLYIRANRSAPPQASRKTSTTAVTAHP